Proteins from one Natranaerobius trueperi genomic window:
- a CDS encoding glycosyltransferase family 2 protein: MVVDDGSTDNTKEIVEKFKAPYSLTFIYNKENTGNAAHARNQGIDIAKGNI; this comes from the coding sequence ATTGTAGTTGATGATGGCTCAACTGATAATACAAAAGAAATAGTAGAAAAATTTAAAGCACCCTATTCTTTAACTTTTATATATAATAAGGAAAATACTGGTAATGCTGCACATGCACGAAACCAAGGAATTGATATAGCCAAAGGGAATATCTAA
- the pssA gene encoding CDP-diacylglycerol--serine O-phosphatidyltransferase, producing MGISKWMPSILTFTNLSLGFLALVLLYTGNERMALSLVILALCFDGVDGRLARKLNVTAVFGKELDSLSDNFSFGIVPAYFYVVHQSEITSLHLVLALVFLICGTFQVAKYNTDFLYGSSENVLLGLPINVAGIMVAIMSYMTIFPIYVEALIIVILSILMVPEIPYPSLKGYQPTKKIHFLLPILTAIIFIVFPIVTFAMLSLYVLIGLINAFFNVDVLQKSNQ from the coding sequence GTGGGTATAAGTAAGTGGATGCCGTCGATATTAACATTTACAAATCTATCATTAGGATTTTTAGCATTAGTACTACTTTATACAGGAAATGAAAGAATGGCATTATCATTAGTAATTTTGGCTTTATGTTTTGATGGGGTTGATGGAAGACTAGCAAGAAAATTAAATGTTACTGCAGTTTTCGGTAAAGAGCTCGACTCATTGAGTGATAACTTTTCATTTGGCATAGTCCCGGCGTATTTTTATGTAGTTCATCAAAGTGAAATTACTAGTTTGCATTTAGTATTAGCGCTTGTTTTTTTAATATGTGGTACTTTCCAAGTGGCTAAGTATAATACAGACTTTCTATATGGTTCTTCAGAAAATGTACTTTTAGGCTTACCAATAAATGTAGCGGGAATAATGGTAGCTATAATGAGTTATATGACTATATTTCCTATTTATGTAGAAGCATTGATTATTGTAATTCTATCAATATTAATGGTACCTGAAATTCCATATCCATCTTTAAAAGGTTACCAGCCAACAAAGAAAATACACTTTTTATTACCTATTTTAACTGCGATAATTTTTATAGTATTTCCAATAGTAACTTTTGCTATGTTAAGTTTATATGTTTTAATAGGGTTAATAAATGCTTTTTTCAATGTTGATGTATTGCAAAAGTCTAACCAATAA